The Mercenaria mercenaria strain notata chromosome 10, MADL_Memer_1, whole genome shotgun sequence genome contains a region encoding:
- the LOC123560479 gene encoding heat shock 70 kDa protein 12B-like codes for MRVIVAAIDFGTTYSGWAFSFRSDYEKDPTKADVKHWHSGLGTVKTPTCLLVKPDGVTLQAFGYDAENQYMELADKDEHKNYYYFRRFKMLLFGALGKHLTKEINVTDEMGKELLGIDVFAMSIKFMIDDLMAVVNQRLTGIIMETDIHWVLTVPAIWSDPAKQFMRHAAVKAGIATERLTIVLEPEAASLYCQHLPVNTAVTDDSLTISEFPTGSKYMVFDAGGGTIDITVHEVQSQYTLREVRAANGGDWGGIIVDKAFEHFLIDLVGETVFNTFKHSETVDWLHLSREFELKKQAARTQSEGNVIMHFPVSLIDLFETEKERKMSIKDAIVASKYSKTVDLKRDKFQISHSTVEKLFEDSIQQIVKHVQILMNDERMADIKVILMVGGYSESALLQRAIKSALPGIHIVIPQEASSAVLRGALIFGHNPMTVTERILKYTYGTGVAKPFVDGIHPESKRRKTDAGDRCKDILDKLIEKGLRVTPGETQVKEYYYTSNKKQSGMFFNIFISEEKNPTFVDDKGCTKLGTIKIYFEEPDVYLDVKSI; via the exons ATG CGCGTGATTGTCGCGGCTATAGATTTTGGAACAACATATTCAGGCTGGGCATTTTCATTTCGAAGTGATTATGAAAAAGATCCAACAAAAGCCGACGTTAAACACTGGCATTCCGGTCTAGGAACGGTCAAGACACCTACTTGTTTGCTGGTTAAACCAGATGGGGTGACTTTGCAAGCGTTTGGCTATGATGCAGAAAATCAATATATGGAATTAGCAGATAAAGATGAACACAAGAATTACTACTATTTTAGAAGGTTTAAAATGCTACTTTTCGGTGCACTTGGGAAG CATCTTACGAAAGAAATCAATGTCACGGATGAAATGGGAAAGGAACTTCTGGGTATAGATGTGTTTGCAATGTCTATCAAATTCATGATCGACGATTTGATGGCTGTTGTCAATCAGCGCCTGACTGGGATAATAATGGAGACTGACATCCACTGGGTGCTCACAGTGCCAGCGATATGGTCTGATCCTGCAAAACAGTTTATGAGGCATGCTGCAGTAAAG GCTGGTATAGCTACAGAAAGACTGACAATAGTCCTTGAACCGGAAGCTGCCTCGTTATATTGCCAACATCTTCCTGTAAATACAGCCGTTACTGATGATAGTCTGACGATATCCGAATTCCCGACTGGATCAAAGTACATGGTTTTCGATGCTGGAG GGGGAACGATTGATATAACGGTCCATGAAGTTCAAAGTCAATATACTTTACGAGAAGTCAGAGCTGCAAATGGAGGTGACTGGGGAGGAATCATTGTAGATAAAGCGTTTGAACACTTTCTCATTGACCTAGTTGGCGAAACTGTGTTTAATACTTTCAAACATTCGGAAACGGTGGATTGGCTTCATCTTAGTCGAGAgtttgaattaaaaaaacaagCAGCTAGAACACAATCGGAGGGAAACGTAATCATGCATTTTCCTGTGTCGCTTATTGATTTATTTGAGACGGAAAAGGAGAGGAAAATGAGTATCAAAGATGCAATAGTAGCTTCAAAATATAGTAAAACAGTAGACCTGAAAAGAGACAAGTTTCAAATATCACATTCTACCGTAGAAAAGTTATTTGAAGACTCAATACAGCAAATAGTTAAGCACGTACAAATATTGATGAACGATGAAAGAATGGCAGACATCAAAGTCATACTTATGGTGGGTGGATACTCAGAGTCTGCTTTATTGCAACGTGCAATCAAATCAGCACTTCCAGGAATCCATATTGTGATTCCACAAGAGGCGTCATCTGCTGTGTTGAGGGGAGCCTTGATTTTTGGTCACAATCCTATGACAGTAACCGAGAGAATACTTAAATATACATATGGTACAGGTGTGGCTAAGCCATTTGTGGATGGAATACATCCAGAGAGCAAACGTAGGAAGACTGATGCAGGTGACCGCTGTAAGGACATTTTGGACAAACTGATAGAAAAGGGATTGAGAGTGACGCCAGGTGAAACACAAGTTAAAGAATATTATTACACTTctaacaagaaacaaagtggtatgttttttaatatcttcatttCTGAAGAGAAAAACCCTACATTTGTAGATGACAAAGGATGTACCAAACTCGGaacaataaaaatatactttGAAGAACCAGACGTTTACCTGGACGTAAAGTCAATCTAA